A portion of the Anas platyrhynchos isolate ZD024472 breed Pekin duck chromosome 26, IASCAAS_PekinDuck_T2T, whole genome shotgun sequence genome contains these proteins:
- the RIT1 gene encoding GTP-binding protein Rit1 isoform X1, translating into MDAGARPGGGTPGQPREYKLVMLGAGGVGKSAMTMQFISHRFPEDHDPTIGPGIPLLGLFRETMNSLSMEIFRSHLDVVVSQVVLEDAYKIRIRIDDEPANLDILDTAGQAEFTAMRDQYMRAGEGFIICYSITDRRSFHEVREFKQLIYRVRRTDDTPVVLVGNKSDLTQLRQVSKEEGSALAREFNCPFFETSAAYRYYIDDVFHALVREIRRKEKEAVMAMEKKSKPKSSMWKRLKSPFRRKKDSVT; encoded by the exons ATGGACGCTGGAGCCCGCCCGGGCGGCGGCaccccggggcagccccgcgaGTACAAGCTGGTGATGCTGGGCGCCGGCGGCGTCGGCAAGAGCG CCATGACTATGCAGTTCATCAGTCACCGATTTCCGGAGGATCACGATCCCACAATTG GGCCTGGAATACCTCTGCTCGGGTTGTTCAGAGAGACTATGAACTCTCTGTCCATGGAAATATTCAGAAGCCACCTCGATGTGGTCGTGAGCCAAGTGGTTCTGG AGGATGCTTATAAAATACGAATACGCATTGATGATGAACCTGCCAATCTGGATATCTTAGACACGGCGGGGCAG GCAGAGTTTACGGCCATGAGAGACCAGTACATGAGGGCTGGCGAGGGATTTATCATCTGTTATTCAATCACAGACCGACGCAGTTTCCATGAAGTGCGTGAATTCAAACAGCTTATCTATCGTGTTCGGCGCACTGATGACACTCCTGTGGTCCTGGTGGGAAATAAATCTGATCTGACACAGCTACGGCAG GTCTCCAAAGAAGAAGGCTCTGCTTTAGCTCGAGAATTCAACTGCCCTTTTTTCGAAACTTCAGCTGCGTACCGTTATTATATCGATGATGTATTTCATGCTCTTGTGAGAGAAATccgcaggaaagaaaaagaagcagtaatggcaatggaaaaaaaatccaaacctaaaagCAGCATGTGGAAAAGACTAAAGTCACCATTTAGAAGGAAGAAGGATTCAGTCACTTGA
- the SYT11 gene encoding synaptotagmin-11 isoform X1, with product MAEITTVHPSFDVSPVVAGLIGATVLVVSVSVTVFVWTCCHQQSEKKHKTPPYKFIHMLKGISIYPETLSNKKKINRIRRDKNGTPKETGRGNILVDAAESGLIGSDKASDGPNAAPHIDQLPIKVDYGDELSPDQSLTPGGSKTSSPSSPGDDVMLGELTFSVDYNFPKKALVVTIQEAHGLPVMDEHTQSSDPYIKMTILPDKRHRVKTRVLRKTLDPVFDETFTFYGIPYSQLQDLVLHFLVLSFDRFSRDDVIGEVMVPLAGVDPSTGKVQLTREILKRNIQKCISRGELQVSLSYQPVAQRMTVVVLKARHLPKMDITGLSGNPYVKVNVYYGRKRIAKKKTHVKKCTLNPVFNESFIYDIPVDLLPDISIEFLVIDFDRTTKNEVVGRLILGAHSITAAGVEHWREVCENPRKPVAKWHSLSEY from the exons ATGGCGGAGATCACCACCGTCCACCCCAGCTTCG ATGTCTCTCCAGTTGTGGCAGGCCTCATTGGTGCTACTGTCCTTGTGGTTTCTGTCTCAGTAACAGTTTTTGTGTGGACATGCTGTCACCagcaatcagaaaaaaagcacaaaaccccACCATATAAGTTCATTCACATGTTGAAAGGCATCAGTATCTATCCGGAGACCTTGAGtaacaagaagaaaattaaccGAATCCGGAGAGACAAGAACGGCACTCCTAAGGAGACTGGAAGGGGAAACATTTTGGTGGATGCTGCTGAATCTGGTTTAATAGGGTCTGATAAAGCTTCAGATGGGCCAAATGCAGCTCCCCACATTGATCAGCTTCCAATAAAAGTAGATTATGGAGATGAACTAAGTCCAGATCAAAGCCTCACCCCGGGAGGAAGTAAAACTTCCTCCCCGTCTTCTCCAGGGGATGATGTCATGTTGGGAGAACTGACTTTCTCAGTGGACTACAACTTTCCCAAAAAAGCACTGGTAGTTACCATTCAGGAGGCTCATGGGCTACCAGTTATGGATGAACACACTCAGAGCTCTGACCCGTACATCAAGATGACAATTCTTCCAGACAAAAGGCATCGAGTGAAGACTCGTGTCCTTCGCAAGACGCTGGACCCAGTCTTTGACGAAACCTTCACCTTCTACGGGATCCCCTACAGCCAGCTCCAGGATTTGGTGCTTCACTTCCTGGTGTTGAGCTTTGATCGCTTTTCTCGAGATGATGTGATTGGAGAAGTCATGGTGCCTCTTGCGGGAGTGGATCCCAGCACTGGGAAGGTTCAGCTGACCAGGGAGATTCTCAAAAGGAACATACAA aaatgcaTTAGCAGAGGAGAGCTGCAAGTCTCACTGTCTTATCAACCTGTGGCGCAGCGAATGACTGTTGTGGTGCTGAAAGCCAGACATTTGCCAAAGATGGATATCACTGGCCTCTCAGGTA ATCCCTATGTTAAGGTGAACGTTTATTATGGAAGAAAGCGTATAGCAAAAAAGAAGACTCACGTGAAGAAGTGCACTTTGAATCCTGTCTTCAATGAATCCTTCATTTATGACATCCCTGTCGATCTCCTTCCTGACATCAGCATTGAATTTCTAGTTATTGATTTTGACCGTACCACAAAAAATGAAGTGGTGGGACGGCTGATTTTGGGAGCACACAGCATCACCGCAGCTGGTGTGGAACACTGGCGAGAGGTGTGTGAGAATCCTAGAAAGCCAGTGGCCAAATGGCACAGCCTGAGCGAATACTAG
- the RIT1 gene encoding GTP-binding protein Rit1 isoform X2 gives MDAGARPGGGTPGQPREYKLVMLGAGGVGKSAMTMQFISHRFPEDHDPTIEDAYKIRIRIDDEPANLDILDTAGQAEFTAMRDQYMRAGEGFIICYSITDRRSFHEVREFKQLIYRVRRTDDTPVVLVGNKSDLTQLRQVSKEEGSALAREFNCPFFETSAAYRYYIDDVFHALVREIRRKEKEAVMAMEKKSKPKSSMWKRLKSPFRRKKDSVT, from the exons ATGGACGCTGGAGCCCGCCCGGGCGGCGGCaccccggggcagccccgcgaGTACAAGCTGGTGATGCTGGGCGCCGGCGGCGTCGGCAAGAGCG CCATGACTATGCAGTTCATCAGTCACCGATTTCCGGAGGATCACGATCCCACAATTG AGGATGCTTATAAAATACGAATACGCATTGATGATGAACCTGCCAATCTGGATATCTTAGACACGGCGGGGCAG GCAGAGTTTACGGCCATGAGAGACCAGTACATGAGGGCTGGCGAGGGATTTATCATCTGTTATTCAATCACAGACCGACGCAGTTTCCATGAAGTGCGTGAATTCAAACAGCTTATCTATCGTGTTCGGCGCACTGATGACACTCCTGTGGTCCTGGTGGGAAATAAATCTGATCTGACACAGCTACGGCAG GTCTCCAAAGAAGAAGGCTCTGCTTTAGCTCGAGAATTCAACTGCCCTTTTTTCGAAACTTCAGCTGCGTACCGTTATTATATCGATGATGTATTTCATGCTCTTGTGAGAGAAATccgcaggaaagaaaaagaagcagtaatggcaatggaaaaaaaatccaaacctaaaagCAGCATGTGGAAAAGACTAAAGTCACCATTTAGAAGGAAGAAGGATTCAGTCACTTGA
- the SYT11 gene encoding synaptotagmin-11 isoform X2 codes for MAEITTVHPSFDVSPVVAGLIGATVLVVSVSVTVFVWTCCHQQSEKKHKTPPYKFIHMLKGISIYPETLSNKKKINRIRRDKNGTPKETGRGNILVDAAESGLIGSDKASDGPNAAPHIDQLPIKVDYGDELSPDQSLTPGGSKTSSPSSPGDDVMLGELTFSVDYNFPKKALVVTIQEAHGLPVMDEHTQSSDPYIKMTILPDKRHRVKTRVLRKTLDPVFDETFTFYGIPYSQLQDLVLHFLVLSFDRFSRDDVIGEVMVPLAGVDPSTGKVQLTREILKRNIQKCISRGELQVSLSYQPVAQRMTVVVLKARHLPKMDITGLSDPYVKVNVYYGRKRIAKKKTHVKKCTLNPVFNESFIYDIPVDLLPDISIEFLVIDFDRTTKNEVVGRLILGAHSITAAGVEHWREVCENPRKPVAKWHSLSEY; via the exons ATGGCGGAGATCACCACCGTCCACCCCAGCTTCG ATGTCTCTCCAGTTGTGGCAGGCCTCATTGGTGCTACTGTCCTTGTGGTTTCTGTCTCAGTAACAGTTTTTGTGTGGACATGCTGTCACCagcaatcagaaaaaaagcacaaaaccccACCATATAAGTTCATTCACATGTTGAAAGGCATCAGTATCTATCCGGAGACCTTGAGtaacaagaagaaaattaaccGAATCCGGAGAGACAAGAACGGCACTCCTAAGGAGACTGGAAGGGGAAACATTTTGGTGGATGCTGCTGAATCTGGTTTAATAGGGTCTGATAAAGCTTCAGATGGGCCAAATGCAGCTCCCCACATTGATCAGCTTCCAATAAAAGTAGATTATGGAGATGAACTAAGTCCAGATCAAAGCCTCACCCCGGGAGGAAGTAAAACTTCCTCCCCGTCTTCTCCAGGGGATGATGTCATGTTGGGAGAACTGACTTTCTCAGTGGACTACAACTTTCCCAAAAAAGCACTGGTAGTTACCATTCAGGAGGCTCATGGGCTACCAGTTATGGATGAACACACTCAGAGCTCTGACCCGTACATCAAGATGACAATTCTTCCAGACAAAAGGCATCGAGTGAAGACTCGTGTCCTTCGCAAGACGCTGGACCCAGTCTTTGACGAAACCTTCACCTTCTACGGGATCCCCTACAGCCAGCTCCAGGATTTGGTGCTTCACTTCCTGGTGTTGAGCTTTGATCGCTTTTCTCGAGATGATGTGATTGGAGAAGTCATGGTGCCTCTTGCGGGAGTGGATCCCAGCACTGGGAAGGTTCAGCTGACCAGGGAGATTCTCAAAAGGAACATACAA aaatgcaTTAGCAGAGGAGAGCTGCAAGTCTCACTGTCTTATCAACCTGTGGCGCAGCGAATGACTGTTGTGGTGCTGAAAGCCAGACATTTGCCAAAGATGGATATCACTGGCCTCTCAG ATCCCTATGTTAAGGTGAACGTTTATTATGGAAGAAAGCGTATAGCAAAAAAGAAGACTCACGTGAAGAAGTGCACTTTGAATCCTGTCTTCAATGAATCCTTCATTTATGACATCCCTGTCGATCTCCTTCCTGACATCAGCATTGAATTTCTAGTTATTGATTTTGACCGTACCACAAAAAATGAAGTGGTGGGACGGCTGATTTTGGGAGCACACAGCATCACCGCAGCTGGTGTGGAACACTGGCGAGAGGTGTGTGAGAATCCTAGAAAGCCAGTGGCCAAATGGCACAGCCTGAGCGAATACTAG